ATGTGTAGTGGGCCCAGGTGCGTTACCTTCTTCAGTTGTTCAATGACTTCATCGGTCACCAATGCAGACTGCTTGAACACCTCTCCACCATGCAGGACACGGTGACCAACAGCCCCAATATCAGCCAAGTCACTGATGACTCCATACTCATCATCAAGAAGCATCCTGATGATTAACTCAATTGCTTCTTTGTGAGTAGGGGAGGAAAACTCTGCATTATATTCCTCTTTGCCATTTGCCTTATGCTCAATGGTGGAATATTCCAGTCCGATGCGTTCCACGACGCCAACAGCAAGAATATCTTTGTTGACCCAGTCGTACACCTGGTACTTGGCAGACGAACTGCCACAGTTCAAGGTTAAAATTACCATGAATGACTCCTATTATCTCTCTATAACACTCTGTTAATTGATTGCAAAAGATACCCATCTATTAAAACACTATTGGGCAGAATAATCAACATGAAGCGAAAAAAGAACCTTTAGTTCTTTTCCTCTTATGAAGGTATTTCTTTGCCTGTGGTTTTGGACACTTCCCCTCTTTCTGCACGCACAAACAACAGTACAATGTTCCTTTATTCCTCTGCAGGAAGCCATGAACATTGAGTACCATAGTGAGGAAGAACGTGAAGATTTCCGCTTAAAGCTCTCTCTCTCCTCTTCTGAGCTGCAGATTGAACCATATATTTCCTACGAGGGAGAAGTCTGGAGCTTCAGCTATAAACCAAGGACTTTCCTGGAAAGGGTATGGTTCAGCAGTTCATGGGAAAAGCAAGACCTACGTCTCTCGTACCTGTACAGGGAAGAGAATAACAGGGCCTTCCACATACAGGGAAGGCAAGGAGGATTGGCATATCAACTTGTAAAAGGAAACTCTCCCAGTCCATCTGTATATTCGTGGAATGAACAACCAGGAAAGGTCTATCTCTTCTGGGATGCAGAGAGCCCCCATGTGGACCTCTCCCTTGTTGCCTCCTGGGCTGAGGGCGAGCGCTTTTCACTCTCCCACGATATCTCATTCACACAGGGAGCCCTTTCATTCGATTGGAGCTTCGGCGGGACCTGTGAGAGACAATCGCAATCTGTCGCTTTGCAAATGAAATGTCATGGCATACAGGCAGTGTGGGGAGGGGAGATACAAACAGGCCCCTCCCCTGTTTTTGGTGGACAGAGGCAAGAAATGGAACAATCTGTACACTCCAAAATCAGCTATACATTGGGGGCGATTACCTTGGAGAGCAGTTTCGATAGTTGGGTGAAAACCAGAACATCTGGAGAGGAGAGCAGGAGGAGCCGCTACCAAGTTTCAGGACAGTGGATGGGTTACAGCGTAGATGTTGCATGGGATAGTACTGATGGGATTGTAGTGGAAATGAAAGCAGAACAGGGAACACTCAGCCTAGGTAGGGATGGCATTGCCTTCTCCCTGCTTCTTAAGAAGGGCCCCCTATCTCTAGCCATCGAAAAAGATGCCAAGGAGCAGTTGTCTCTTACCTGCTCATTTCGCTTTACCATCGGCCCAGATAGTGGATCTCTTCTTGCAAGGTGATTTGGAACTCACTCTGTACTGCAGCTCTGATGTACTCGATCAAGGCTCGTACATCTTCACTGGTGGCAGTTCCCTCACGATTGATGATGATGTTGGCATGGCTTGGGGATATGCTGGCCCCCCCGATCGTATGCCCCTTGAGATTGCAGGCATCAATGAGGGCAGCAGCCCTCTTGCCTTCTGGGTTCTTGAATATTGACCCGAGACTTGGATAGTCATACAGACCCTTATGCTTACGATGCTTTTTAACCGTGTCCTTGCGTTTCCTTACCTCACTGGTTTGTGTGGTAGGCTTTAATCGGAAGCCTGCCTCATAGATGATCAAATCATCCCTGCCGGTAAAAGGGGAGTGGCGATAGGAGAACTCATCCTGATGTATTTGCATCCTATGAAGTTTCCCATCCAAGGTCATATAGTCGACATAGTAGAGCAGATCCCCGATCTGTACACCGTTTGCCCCGCTGTTTCCATAGATAGCGCCACCCACTGTGCCAGGGATGCCCCCGAGCATTTCCAGCCCTTCCAGTCCGTCCTCAATTGCCTGTGAGATGGCTTTATCCAGAGGACACCCTGAGCGGACACAAAACATCTCCCCTTGTACATGTCTTCGGGCAAGGTGGCCAGTGAGGATAACGAGTCCTTCAACACCCTTGTCACTGATCAAGGTATTGGTTGCTCCCCCAAGAATTGAGAGGGGAAGATTGTTGTCCTTTGCATGGTTTATCAGGATTCTCAGTTCCTCGAAATTAGTGGGATAGGCAGCCCATTGGGCATTTCCCCCACACTGAATACTACTGTGTGAAGCGAGTTCCAGATTCTCCATGAGCAGGTGGTCAAGGTTGATTTTTTCAATACTATTGCGTACATTGGTAGGCATGGAGACATCTTACCCCCTTTTTTTGGGGTGGGCAACCTAAAGGAGCTCTCAATGCCTGTCTTTCTCTATAATACCATGAGTCGTAGTTTGGAAGCATTTGAACCATTACACGATAAGGAGGTAGGTCTCTACTCATGTGGACCTACTGTATACAACTATGCACATATCGGAAATCTGAGGACCTTTTTGTTTGAGGACCTGCTCAAGCGTACACTGCTTGTCTCCGGTTTCAAGGTAAACCATGTCATGAACATCACAGATGTCGGACACTTGACCGGAGATGGGGATGAAGGTGAGGACAAGATCGAAAAGATGGCAAGCCAGACTCATAGAAGTGTCTGGGAGATTGCCCAGTTCTATACCGATGCATTCTTCAAGGATTATGACTCCTTGCATATGATCCGACCCAGTGTAGTCTGCAAGGCGACCGACCACATCCAGCAGATGATTGATCTGATCAAGAGGCTGGAGAAGAGCGGCCATACCTATGTCAGTGGAGGCAATGTCTATTTCAGCATCGATTCAATTCCCGACTACGGTAAACTGGCTCGCCTCGATCTCGATTCCCTCAAGACCGCTGTTCGTGATGATGTAAGCAGCGATGACAACAAGAAAAATCCCAAGGATTTCGTTCTCTGGTTCACCAAGAGCAAGCATGGGGAACAGGCAATGATGTGGGATTCCCCATGGGGAAAGGGCTTTCCCGGTTGGCATATTGAGTGCTCAGCAATGAGTATGCATTACCTGGGTGAGTCGTTTGACATCCACTGTGGTGGAATTGATGCAATTCCCGTTCATCACACCAACGAGATTGCACAGAGTGAGGCTGCAACAGGCAAGCAGTGGGTTAAGTACTGGATGCATGGTGAATTCCTCCTGGATGAGACTGGGAAGATGAGCAAGAGCAAGGGAGAATTCCTTACCCTTGATTTGCTGAAGCGCAAGGGCTACGATGCAATGGATTACCGTTATTACTGTTTGGGTGGCCATTACCGCAGTCAACTGAAGTTCAGCTTTGAAGCGCTCGATACTGCTCGTAAGGCTCGCAGGAATGTACTTGATCGTATCCAAGGTCTGCTGAAGGATGGTGCAAAGGAAGTCTCCCTGAAGAGTGAGAAAGCTCTGCAATACAAAGAGACCTTCCTTGAGCATTTGCAGCATGACCTGGGAAGTCCCAGAGGGCTTGCTGACCTTTGGGGGGTTCTGAAGGATGAGGAGTTGGACGGAAATGAGAAGTACTCCCTCATCATGTTCTTTGATCAGGTGTTCGGTCTTGATCTCGCATCTGTTGAGTTGCCGAAAGAAGAAGATTTTCCACCTGAGGCAATCGCACTGCTCGAGAAGAGACTGCAAGCGAAGAAGGAAAAGAACTGGCCGCTTGCCGATTCTCTGCGTTCCGAGCTGGATGCAATGGGCTACCTTGTCAAAGACACCCCAACGGGAAGTTCTTTGGAAAAAAAGATGTAACTTGGTTACTGGTGAGTTGTTAACGTTATGGAAATACAAAGCAACGATGAGCGAGCCTTTCGGCAAGTGTATGAGCAGGTATTCCCGATATTGATGCGTGTGGTTTATCACGTAACCAATAATCAGGACCTTGCAGAGGAGATTTGTCAGGAAGCTTTCATTCGGTTCTTTGACAAAGGCATGGAGTTCGCTACCCTTAATGATGCCAAGTATTGGCTCATCAGGGTTTCGAAGAATCTTGCCATCAACCAAGTGAAGCGGAAAGCCCGCGAGATGAACATGGTGGATAAATTGAAAAAGTATCCAGCCACGGGGGCGAACCATTCCGATGGATCTCAGGTATTGATGGAGAAGGAGACCAGGAAACTTGTACAGGAAGCAATTGATCAGCTGCCCGAAAAGTTCCGCCTAGTCATTGTGATGAAAGAGTACACCGATATGGACTACAAGCAGATCGCACAGGTGTTGCATATTTCCGAAAGTAACGTGAAGGTACGAGTCTATCGGGCAAGGAAGATGCTCGAGTCGATTCTCAGCCAGGAGTGATGTGAATGTGTGTCGATGACGAATTGTTGAATACCTATTTGGATGGCGAATTACAGGAGCCTTGGAGGACCCAGGTCCAGGAACACCTAGGCTATTGCAACGCGTGTCGCCAGAGACTTGAACAGCTTCGCACTCTTCACCAGAAAGTTGCAGATGCTGTTCTGCCTGATTCAGAAATCTCTGCCCGGCAGGATCGTGTTCTCCAATATTTTGAGAAAACACGTTTTTCCTCCTCCAATAAAAAAATGCATATTTTTCGAAAGAAAATCCAGGTCAGGCTTGTGCCTGCCTTGATTACCTCTGCGGCAGCATTTGTCGTGGTATTTATCGGGGCCTTTGTGCTCTTTGGGAACAGCTCCCAGCAGGGACAGGAAATCCTTCCTGGGGTTGCCTCCCAAATTGACAGTGCCCATATCCGGCAAGTGACTGAAGTACAGCAACCTTCCCTTGATATGTTCAGTTTGGAACAGATTGTCCAGCATCTCGATGCAATGGGGTATGCAGTGAAGCTGGAAGTGAAGGCAGTAACTCCTCTCGAATAGCATTCCGTTTTTCTTCTCATGCCGAAGGCTCTACATTCACTTGTAGAGCCTTCCCTATTTTGGTACTATGGGGAGACTCTTTTCCCCTGTAGGAGGCATAATGTGAAGGCTGTTGAGTTACCGAAGGCCTATGATCCAAAACAATTCGAGGATCGAATTTACCAGCAATGGCTGGAAGAAGGAAAGTTCAAACCCGCTGAGGGTAAGGAACCTCCATTTACTATCGTCATGCCTCCTCCCAATGTTACCGGGATACTGCACATGGGTCATGCCCTGAACAACTCCTTGCAGGATATCCTGACCCGTTACTACCGGATGAGTGGGAGGACAACCCTCTGGCTTCCCGGTACTGACCATGCAGGTATCGCCACACAGCATGTGGTTGAGCGTCAGCTTGCACAAGAGGGTTTGCGACGTCAGGATCTGGGACGTGACAAGTTCCTGGAAAGGACCTGGCAGGTAAAGGATAAGCATCATGACATCATTACTGACCAGTTGAAAAAGATTGGTT
The sequence above is drawn from the uncultured Sphaerochaeta sp. genome and encodes:
- a CDS encoding RNA polymerase sigma factor; amino-acid sequence: MEIQSNDERAFRQVYEQVFPILMRVVYHVTNNQDLAEEICQEAFIRFFDKGMEFATLNDAKYWLIRVSKNLAINQVKRKAREMNMVDKLKKYPATGANHSDGSQVLMEKETRKLVQEAIDQLPEKFRLVIVMKEYTDMDYKQIAQVLHISESNVKVRVYRARKMLESILSQE
- the cysS gene encoding cysteine--tRNA ligase, which codes for MPVFLYNTMSRSLEAFEPLHDKEVGLYSCGPTVYNYAHIGNLRTFLFEDLLKRTLLVSGFKVNHVMNITDVGHLTGDGDEGEDKIEKMASQTHRSVWEIAQFYTDAFFKDYDSLHMIRPSVVCKATDHIQQMIDLIKRLEKSGHTYVSGGNVYFSIDSIPDYGKLARLDLDSLKTAVRDDVSSDDNKKNPKDFVLWFTKSKHGEQAMMWDSPWGKGFPGWHIECSAMSMHYLGESFDIHCGGIDAIPVHHTNEIAQSEAATGKQWVKYWMHGEFLLDETGKMSKSKGEFLTLDLLKRKGYDAMDYRYYCLGGHYRSQLKFSFEALDTARKARRNVLDRIQGLLKDGAKEVSLKSEKALQYKETFLEHLQHDLGSPRGLADLWGVLKDEELDGNEKYSLIMFFDQVFGLDLASVELPKEEDFPPEAIALLEKRLQAKKEKNWPLADSLRSELDAMGYLVKDTPTGSSLEKKM
- the murB gene encoding UDP-N-acetylmuramate dehydrogenase, whose amino-acid sequence is MPTNVRNSIEKINLDHLLMENLELASHSSIQCGGNAQWAAYPTNFEELRILINHAKDNNLPLSILGGATNTLISDKGVEGLVILTGHLARRHVQGEMFCVRSGCPLDKAISQAIEDGLEGLEMLGGIPGTVGGAIYGNSGANGVQIGDLLYYVDYMTLDGKLHRMQIHQDEFSYRHSPFTGRDDLIIYEAGFRLKPTTQTSEVRKRKDTVKKHRKHKGLYDYPSLGSIFKNPEGKRAAALIDACNLKGHTIGGASISPSHANIIINREGTATSEDVRALIEYIRAAVQSEFQITLQEEIHYLGRW
- a CDS encoding zf-HC2 domain-containing protein; amino-acid sequence: MCVDDELLNTYLDGELQEPWRTQVQEHLGYCNACRQRLEQLRTLHQKVADAVLPDSEISARQDRVLQYFEKTRFSSSNKKMHIFRKKIQVRLVPALITSAAAFVVVFIGAFVLFGNSSQQGQEILPGVASQIDSAHIRQVTEVQQPSLDMFSLEQIVQHLDAMGYAVKLEVKAVTPLE